Proteins encoded together in one Prunus dulcis chromosome 3, ALMONDv2, whole genome shotgun sequence window:
- the LOC117622869 gene encoding squamosa promoter-binding-like protein 3, whose translation MEVMSKINLNKQLRMEKPHVVVKEEEEEDEEFDHHQQLEDHDKKKKGIVGGSGSVKRSGTSGAGTRCCQADRCPADLSDAKQYHRRHKVCDLHSKAQVVLVSGLRQRFCQQCSRFHELPEFDDTKRSCRRRLAGHNERRRKNSVESNAEGPNRNGTGTQLKDVCGQGDNSGRIRITIQGNSPYKHFQIR comes from the exons ATGGAGGTCATGAGTAAAATTAACCTAAACAAGCAGCTGAGGATGGAGAAGCCCCATGTGGTGGtcaaggaggaggaagaggaagatgaagaatttGATCATCATCAGCAACTGGAAGATCatgataagaagaagaaaggaattgTGGGTGGAAGTGGCTCTGTGAAAAGATCAGGCACAAGTGGAGCGGGGACGAGATGCTGTCAGGCTGACAGGTGCCCAGCTGATCTGAGTGATGCAAAGCAGTATCATAGAAGGCATAAGGTTTGTGACCTTCATTCTAAGGCTCAGGTTGTGCTTGTTTCTGGGCTGAGGCAAAGGTTTTGCCAGCAATGCAGCAG ATTTCATGAGCTCCCAGAATTTGATGACACCAAACGGAGTTGTCGTAGGCGTCTGGCCGGACACAATGAACGCCGAAGGAAGAATTCAGTCGAGTCTAATGCAGAAGGCCCGAACCGCAATGGTACAGGCACTCAATTAAAGGATGTATGTGGCCAGGGTGATAATAGTGGAAGAATTCGGATAACCATTCAAGGAAATTCCCCCTACAAGCATTTCCAGATTAGATAA
- the LOC117622868 gene encoding putative E3 ubiquitin-protein ligase RING1a isoform X5, translating into MKKMKKKKKKKKKRRNTIEMKLAILREAHLLLLKKNPRIIKKTRTVMECLHRFCRECIDKSMRMGYPLNNECPACRTHCASRRSLRDDPNYDALIAALYPDIEKYEEEELAFHEEERTRNEQIQASIAQIFQRQSEALIRRRTFGKDTPDAFITRSQRNNRSSFLRRRSSRATEIQGSVDNEDENDNNNMGKNSSSTDERRTEVTPRRLRRRAGSRSSQPSSSLANSSGGCTENDLEVNRENRGISPGIVWSSEMLAWGRGGARSHTRHGISSGCSNKNSRSTRLSKLVDYLRSIEENNDELDVHLMLISLDKRCTPSLQQPHLCCRPSLSVKHLCDYVSRQTPLLAEEVEFLAVKGYHSSNDEKLTLNPSSLMNDVDSAPLLVDPCRYDLQILQAEETLGGVKAICTSSRDHLILAYRRKEI; encoded by the exons atgaagaaaatgaagaagaagaagaagaagaagaagaagaggaggaacaCGATCGAGATGAAGCTGGCG ATTCTGAGGGAAGCCCATCTTCTACTTCTGAAGAAAAACCCGA ggattattaaaaaaacaaggacTGTAATGGAATGCCTACACAGGTTTTGCAGGGAGTGTATAGACAAGTCTATGCGGATGGGGTATCCACT GAACAATGAATGCCCTGCTTGCCGCACACACTGTGCCAGTCGACGTTCTTTGAGAGATGATCCAAATTATGATGCCCTAATAGCAGCTTTATATCCAGATATTGAGAAATACGAGGAGGAG GAATTGGCTTTCCATGAAGAAGAGAGGACTCGAAACGAGCAG ATCCAAGCATCAATTGCCCAAATTTTTCAACGACAATCAGAAGCTCTAATCAGGAGACGCACATTTGGAAAAGATACACCAGATGCATTTATTACGAGATCGCAGCGCAATAATCGGAGTTCCTTTTTAAGGAGACGGAGCTCTCGAGCCACTGAAATTCAAGGATCTGTAGACAATGAGGATGAAAATGACAATAATAACATGGGCAAAAATTCATCTTCCACTGATGAGCGACGTACTGAAGTTACGCCAAGACGGCTGAGGAGACGGGCAGGATCTCGATCCTCTCAGCCTTCTTCATCGCTGGCCAATTCAAGTGGCGGATGCACTGAAAATGATTTAGAAGTAAACCGAGAGAACCGCGGAATTTCTCCTGGTATTGTGTGGAGCTCTGAAATGCTTGCTTGGGGGCGGGGTGGTGCTCGAAGTCACACACGGCATGGCATTTCTAGTGGTTGCAGCAATAAGAATTCTCGAAGCACTCGCTTATCAAAGTTGGTTGATTATCTCCGGAGCATAGAGGAAAACAATGATGAG TTAGATGTTCATCTCATGCTTATTTCTTTGGATAAAAGATGTACACCAAGTTTGCAGCAGCCGCACCTATGCTGTCGGCCAAGTTTGTCAGTCAAGCACCTTTGTGAT TATGTATCTCGCCAGACGCCTTTGCTGGCAgaagaagttgaatttttggCAGTCAAAGGGTATCACAGTTCCAATGACGAGAAGTTGACCCTAAACCCTTCATCCTTAATGAATGATGTAGATTCTGCACCCCTTCTAGTTGATCCATGCAGATATGACCTGCAAATTCTGCAAGCAGAAGAAACTTTGGGAGGGGTTAAAGCCATTTGCACTTCCAGCAGGGACCATTTG ATTCTAGCATACAGACGGAAGGAGATTTAG
- the LOC117622868 gene encoding putative E3 ubiquitin-protein ligase RING1a isoform X3, protein MPAQKRSLPESLSDSDDEDPTHIHHHQQAKQSRAQDEYQLLQEEEKVVAVEENEENEEEEEEEEEEEEHDRDEAGGYILREAHLLLLKKNPRIIKKTRTVMECLHRFCRECIDKSMRMGYPLNNECPACRTHCASRRSLRDDPNYDALIAALYPDIEKYEEEELAFHEEERTRNEQIQASIAQIFQRQSEALIRRRTFGKDTPDAFITRSQRNNRSSFLRRRSSRATEIQGSVDNEDENDNNNMGKNSSSTDERRTEVTPRRLRRRAGSRSSQPSSSLANSSGGCTENDLEVNRENRGISPGIVWSSEMLAWGRGGARSHTRHGISSGCSNKNSRSTRLSKLVDYLRSIEENNDELDVHLMLISLDKRCTPSLQQPHLCCRPSLSVKHLCDYVSRQTPLLAEEVEFLAVKGYHSSNDEKLTLNPSSLMNDVDSAPLLVDPCRYDLQILQAEETLGGVKAICTSSRDHLILAYRRKEI, encoded by the exons ATGCCTGCACAGAAGCGTTCTTTGCCAGAGAGCCTCAGCGACAGCGATGATGAAGACCCAACACatatccaccaccaccaacaagcCAAGCAATCTCGAGCTCAAGATGAATACCAACTactgcaagaagaagaaaaagtagtAGCAGTagaggaaaatgaagaaaatgaagaagaagaagaagaagaagaagaagaggaggaacaCGATCGAGATGAAGCTGGCGGTTAC ATTCTGAGGGAAGCCCATCTTCTACTTCTGAAGAAAAACCCGA ggattattaaaaaaacaaggacTGTAATGGAATGCCTACACAGGTTTTGCAGGGAGTGTATAGACAAGTCTATGCGGATGGGGTATCCACT GAACAATGAATGCCCTGCTTGCCGCACACACTGTGCCAGTCGACGTTCTTTGAGAGATGATCCAAATTATGATGCCCTAATAGCAGCTTTATATCCAGATATTGAGAAATACGAGGAGGAG GAATTGGCTTTCCATGAAGAAGAGAGGACTCGAAACGAGCAG ATCCAAGCATCAATTGCCCAAATTTTTCAACGACAATCAGAAGCTCTAATCAGGAGACGCACATTTGGAAAAGATACACCAGATGCATTTATTACGAGATCGCAGCGCAATAATCGGAGTTCCTTTTTAAGGAGACGGAGCTCTCGAGCCACTGAAATTCAAGGATCTGTAGACAATGAGGATGAAAATGACAATAATAACATGGGCAAAAATTCATCTTCCACTGATGAGCGACGTACTGAAGTTACGCCAAGACGGCTGAGGAGACGGGCAGGATCTCGATCCTCTCAGCCTTCTTCATCGCTGGCCAATTCAAGTGGCGGATGCACTGAAAATGATTTAGAAGTAAACCGAGAGAACCGCGGAATTTCTCCTGGTATTGTGTGGAGCTCTGAAATGCTTGCTTGGGGGCGGGGTGGTGCTCGAAGTCACACACGGCATGGCATTTCTAGTGGTTGCAGCAATAAGAATTCTCGAAGCACTCGCTTATCAAAGTTGGTTGATTATCTCCGGAGCATAGAGGAAAACAATGATGAG TTAGATGTTCATCTCATGCTTATTTCTTTGGATAAAAGATGTACACCAAGTTTGCAGCAGCCGCACCTATGCTGTCGGCCAAGTTTGTCAGTCAAGCACCTTTGTGAT TATGTATCTCGCCAGACGCCTTTGCTGGCAgaagaagttgaatttttggCAGTCAAAGGGTATCACAGTTCCAATGACGAGAAGTTGACCCTAAACCCTTCATCCTTAATGAATGATGTAGATTCTGCACCCCTTCTAGTTGATCCATGCAGATATGACCTGCAAATTCTGCAAGCAGAAGAAACTTTGGGAGGGGTTAAAGCCATTTGCACTTCCAGCAGGGACCATTTG ATTCTAGCATACAGACGGAAGGAGATTTAG
- the LOC117622868 gene encoding putative E3 ubiquitin-protein ligase RING1a isoform X2, with protein MPAQKRSLPESLSDSDDEDPTHIHHHQQAKQSRAQDEYQLLQEEEKVVAVEENEENEEEEEEEEEEEEHDRDEAGDSEGSPSSTSEEKPEFLFVQLSEIRKDVHCPICLGIIKKTRTVMECLHRFCRECIDKSMRMGNNECPACRTHCASRRSLRDDPNYDALIAALYPDIEKYEEEELAFHEEERTRNEQIQASIAQIFQRQSEALIRRRTFGKDTPDAFITRSQRNNRSSFLRRRSSRATEIQGSVDNEDENDNNNMGKNSSSTDERRTEVTPRRLRRRAGSRSSQPSSSLANSSGGCTENDLEVNRENRGISPGIVWSSEMLAWGRGGARSHTRHGISSGCSNKNSRSTRLSKLVDYLRSIEENNDELDVHLMLISLDKRCTPSLQQPHLCCRPSLSVKHLCDYVSRQTPLLAEEVEFLAVKGYHSSNDEKLTLNPSSLMNDVDSAPLLVDPCRYDLQILQAEETLGGVKAICTSSRDHLILAYRRKEI; from the exons ATGCCTGCACAGAAGCGTTCTTTGCCAGAGAGCCTCAGCGACAGCGATGATGAAGACCCAACACatatccaccaccaccaacaagcCAAGCAATCTCGAGCTCAAGATGAATACCAACTactgcaagaagaagaaaaagtagtAGCAGTagaggaaaatgaagaaaatgaagaagaagaagaagaagaagaagaagaggaggaacaCGATCGAGATGAAGCTGGCG ATTCTGAGGGAAGCCCATCTTCTACTTCTGAAGAAAAACCCGA ATTTTTATTCGTACAACTGTCAGAAATTCGTAAAGATGTACACTGTCCAATATGTCTTG ggattattaaaaaaacaaggacTGTAATGGAATGCCTACACAGGTTTTGCAGGGAGTGTATAGACAAGTCTATGCGGATGGG GAACAATGAATGCCCTGCTTGCCGCACACACTGTGCCAGTCGACGTTCTTTGAGAGATGATCCAAATTATGATGCCCTAATAGCAGCTTTATATCCAGATATTGAGAAATACGAGGAGGAG GAATTGGCTTTCCATGAAGAAGAGAGGACTCGAAACGAGCAG ATCCAAGCATCAATTGCCCAAATTTTTCAACGACAATCAGAAGCTCTAATCAGGAGACGCACATTTGGAAAAGATACACCAGATGCATTTATTACGAGATCGCAGCGCAATAATCGGAGTTCCTTTTTAAGGAGACGGAGCTCTCGAGCCACTGAAATTCAAGGATCTGTAGACAATGAGGATGAAAATGACAATAATAACATGGGCAAAAATTCATCTTCCACTGATGAGCGACGTACTGAAGTTACGCCAAGACGGCTGAGGAGACGGGCAGGATCTCGATCCTCTCAGCCTTCTTCATCGCTGGCCAATTCAAGTGGCGGATGCACTGAAAATGATTTAGAAGTAAACCGAGAGAACCGCGGAATTTCTCCTGGTATTGTGTGGAGCTCTGAAATGCTTGCTTGGGGGCGGGGTGGTGCTCGAAGTCACACACGGCATGGCATTTCTAGTGGTTGCAGCAATAAGAATTCTCGAAGCACTCGCTTATCAAAGTTGGTTGATTATCTCCGGAGCATAGAGGAAAACAATGATGAG TTAGATGTTCATCTCATGCTTATTTCTTTGGATAAAAGATGTACACCAAGTTTGCAGCAGCCGCACCTATGCTGTCGGCCAAGTTTGTCAGTCAAGCACCTTTGTGAT TATGTATCTCGCCAGACGCCTTTGCTGGCAgaagaagttgaatttttggCAGTCAAAGGGTATCACAGTTCCAATGACGAGAAGTTGACCCTAAACCCTTCATCCTTAATGAATGATGTAGATTCTGCACCCCTTCTAGTTGATCCATGCAGATATGACCTGCAAATTCTGCAAGCAGAAGAAACTTTGGGAGGGGTTAAAGCCATTTGCACTTCCAGCAGGGACCATTTG ATTCTAGCATACAGACGGAAGGAGATTTAG
- the LOC117622868 gene encoding putative E3 ubiquitin-protein ligase RING1a isoform X1 → MPAQKRSLPESLSDSDDEDPTHIHHHQQAKQSRAQDEYQLLQEEEKVVAVEENEENEEEEEEEEEEEEHDRDEAGDSEGSPSSTSEEKPEFLFVQLSEIRKDVHCPICLGIIKKTRTVMECLHRFCRECIDKSMRMGYPLNNECPACRTHCASRRSLRDDPNYDALIAALYPDIEKYEEEELAFHEEERTRNEQIQASIAQIFQRQSEALIRRRTFGKDTPDAFITRSQRNNRSSFLRRRSSRATEIQGSVDNEDENDNNNMGKNSSSTDERRTEVTPRRLRRRAGSRSSQPSSSLANSSGGCTENDLEVNRENRGISPGIVWSSEMLAWGRGGARSHTRHGISSGCSNKNSRSTRLSKLVDYLRSIEENNDELDVHLMLISLDKRCTPSLQQPHLCCRPSLSVKHLCDYVSRQTPLLAEEVEFLAVKGYHSSNDEKLTLNPSSLMNDVDSAPLLVDPCRYDLQILQAEETLGGVKAICTSSRDHLILAYRRKEI, encoded by the exons ATGCCTGCACAGAAGCGTTCTTTGCCAGAGAGCCTCAGCGACAGCGATGATGAAGACCCAACACatatccaccaccaccaacaagcCAAGCAATCTCGAGCTCAAGATGAATACCAACTactgcaagaagaagaaaaagtagtAGCAGTagaggaaaatgaagaaaatgaagaagaagaagaagaagaagaagaagaggaggaacaCGATCGAGATGAAGCTGGCG ATTCTGAGGGAAGCCCATCTTCTACTTCTGAAGAAAAACCCGA ATTTTTATTCGTACAACTGTCAGAAATTCGTAAAGATGTACACTGTCCAATATGTCTTG ggattattaaaaaaacaaggacTGTAATGGAATGCCTACACAGGTTTTGCAGGGAGTGTATAGACAAGTCTATGCGGATGGGGTATCCACT GAACAATGAATGCCCTGCTTGCCGCACACACTGTGCCAGTCGACGTTCTTTGAGAGATGATCCAAATTATGATGCCCTAATAGCAGCTTTATATCCAGATATTGAGAAATACGAGGAGGAG GAATTGGCTTTCCATGAAGAAGAGAGGACTCGAAACGAGCAG ATCCAAGCATCAATTGCCCAAATTTTTCAACGACAATCAGAAGCTCTAATCAGGAGACGCACATTTGGAAAAGATACACCAGATGCATTTATTACGAGATCGCAGCGCAATAATCGGAGTTCCTTTTTAAGGAGACGGAGCTCTCGAGCCACTGAAATTCAAGGATCTGTAGACAATGAGGATGAAAATGACAATAATAACATGGGCAAAAATTCATCTTCCACTGATGAGCGACGTACTGAAGTTACGCCAAGACGGCTGAGGAGACGGGCAGGATCTCGATCCTCTCAGCCTTCTTCATCGCTGGCCAATTCAAGTGGCGGATGCACTGAAAATGATTTAGAAGTAAACCGAGAGAACCGCGGAATTTCTCCTGGTATTGTGTGGAGCTCTGAAATGCTTGCTTGGGGGCGGGGTGGTGCTCGAAGTCACACACGGCATGGCATTTCTAGTGGTTGCAGCAATAAGAATTCTCGAAGCACTCGCTTATCAAAGTTGGTTGATTATCTCCGGAGCATAGAGGAAAACAATGATGAG TTAGATGTTCATCTCATGCTTATTTCTTTGGATAAAAGATGTACACCAAGTTTGCAGCAGCCGCACCTATGCTGTCGGCCAAGTTTGTCAGTCAAGCACCTTTGTGAT TATGTATCTCGCCAGACGCCTTTGCTGGCAgaagaagttgaatttttggCAGTCAAAGGGTATCACAGTTCCAATGACGAGAAGTTGACCCTAAACCCTTCATCCTTAATGAATGATGTAGATTCTGCACCCCTTCTAGTTGATCCATGCAGATATGACCTGCAAATTCTGCAAGCAGAAGAAACTTTGGGAGGGGTTAAAGCCATTTGCACTTCCAGCAGGGACCATTTG ATTCTAGCATACAGACGGAAGGAGATTTAG
- the LOC117622868 gene encoding putative E3 ubiquitin-protein ligase RING1a isoform X4, protein MPAQKRSLPESLSDSDDEDPTHIHHHQQAKQSRAQDEYQLLQEEEKVVAVEENEENEEEEEEEEEEEEHDRDEAGGYILREAHLLLLKKNPRIIKKTRTVMECLHRFCRECIDKSMRMGNNECPACRTHCASRRSLRDDPNYDALIAALYPDIEKYEEEELAFHEEERTRNEQIQASIAQIFQRQSEALIRRRTFGKDTPDAFITRSQRNNRSSFLRRRSSRATEIQGSVDNEDENDNNNMGKNSSSTDERRTEVTPRRLRRRAGSRSSQPSSSLANSSGGCTENDLEVNRENRGISPGIVWSSEMLAWGRGGARSHTRHGISSGCSNKNSRSTRLSKLVDYLRSIEENNDELDVHLMLISLDKRCTPSLQQPHLCCRPSLSVKHLCDYVSRQTPLLAEEVEFLAVKGYHSSNDEKLTLNPSSLMNDVDSAPLLVDPCRYDLQILQAEETLGGVKAICTSSRDHLILAYRRKEI, encoded by the exons ATGCCTGCACAGAAGCGTTCTTTGCCAGAGAGCCTCAGCGACAGCGATGATGAAGACCCAACACatatccaccaccaccaacaagcCAAGCAATCTCGAGCTCAAGATGAATACCAACTactgcaagaagaagaaaaagtagtAGCAGTagaggaaaatgaagaaaatgaagaagaagaagaagaagaagaagaagaggaggaacaCGATCGAGATGAAGCTGGCGGTTAC ATTCTGAGGGAAGCCCATCTTCTACTTCTGAAGAAAAACCCGA ggattattaaaaaaacaaggacTGTAATGGAATGCCTACACAGGTTTTGCAGGGAGTGTATAGACAAGTCTATGCGGATGGG GAACAATGAATGCCCTGCTTGCCGCACACACTGTGCCAGTCGACGTTCTTTGAGAGATGATCCAAATTATGATGCCCTAATAGCAGCTTTATATCCAGATATTGAGAAATACGAGGAGGAG GAATTGGCTTTCCATGAAGAAGAGAGGACTCGAAACGAGCAG ATCCAAGCATCAATTGCCCAAATTTTTCAACGACAATCAGAAGCTCTAATCAGGAGACGCACATTTGGAAAAGATACACCAGATGCATTTATTACGAGATCGCAGCGCAATAATCGGAGTTCCTTTTTAAGGAGACGGAGCTCTCGAGCCACTGAAATTCAAGGATCTGTAGACAATGAGGATGAAAATGACAATAATAACATGGGCAAAAATTCATCTTCCACTGATGAGCGACGTACTGAAGTTACGCCAAGACGGCTGAGGAGACGGGCAGGATCTCGATCCTCTCAGCCTTCTTCATCGCTGGCCAATTCAAGTGGCGGATGCACTGAAAATGATTTAGAAGTAAACCGAGAGAACCGCGGAATTTCTCCTGGTATTGTGTGGAGCTCTGAAATGCTTGCTTGGGGGCGGGGTGGTGCTCGAAGTCACACACGGCATGGCATTTCTAGTGGTTGCAGCAATAAGAATTCTCGAAGCACTCGCTTATCAAAGTTGGTTGATTATCTCCGGAGCATAGAGGAAAACAATGATGAG TTAGATGTTCATCTCATGCTTATTTCTTTGGATAAAAGATGTACACCAAGTTTGCAGCAGCCGCACCTATGCTGTCGGCCAAGTTTGTCAGTCAAGCACCTTTGTGAT TATGTATCTCGCCAGACGCCTTTGCTGGCAgaagaagttgaatttttggCAGTCAAAGGGTATCACAGTTCCAATGACGAGAAGTTGACCCTAAACCCTTCATCCTTAATGAATGATGTAGATTCTGCACCCCTTCTAGTTGATCCATGCAGATATGACCTGCAAATTCTGCAAGCAGAAGAAACTTTGGGAGGGGTTAAAGCCATTTGCACTTCCAGCAGGGACCATTTG ATTCTAGCATACAGACGGAAGGAGATTTAG